TCATTTAGATTTAAATTTCTAAACTTTGCTTACAAAATTAAGTTTTCTTTGATCTTCTCTCTTCTGAATTGCAGAAATCAGATAAAACTACTTGATAAAATGATTTCCTGTCACGCTGCTGAAGATCCTATTAAAAAGGTTGCTATCTTTGGAGGAACTCATGGGAATGAACTAACAGGAGTATTCCTAGTCAAGCACTGGCTGGAGAACGGCACTGAGATTCAGAGAACAGGTCTGGAAGTAAAACCATTTATTACCAACCCAAGAGCAGTGAAGGAGTGCACCAGATATATTGACTGTGACCTGAATCGAGTTTTTGGACCTGAAAACCTTGGGTAAGACTATAtgctgtgttgtgtgtgtatgcatgcacacgtgtgtgGATGTGGATGTGTCTGAAAAGTAGTGTGTGTGAGAGCGCGTGTATATACGTTTGATATTCATGTTTGTACATATAGTCGCTATTGTGAATAAGATCACTTTCACTTTTGTTATACGCCATTATGAATTACTCAGTTCTCTAAGCTGGGCATTCATGGGCtcttttataaacttttataacCATCAGACTGTTCTTAACTGatgttgtttttaaatgtattctacACAGACtgagacaacaaataacaaaggtttttatttttaagtcgtATCTTTTTTTAAGAAGCAGATTTAATAGTCTTTTGCATTAAATGAATGTTTGGCCACTAGGCTTGGATACATATTTGTTAGCTTCTAGGTGATTTACTACTATGTGTTTTGCAACTATGTTTATGGTAGTGCAGGAAGTTCTAGTTAAGAAAAGTGCAATGTTTCAGTGAATACTTGTTTAATGAAAGAGTGAGTAAATGTCTATCATCAGGAAACACTAGACCGCTCTGTGATCTGAGGAGGAGATGTACTACCTTCAGTAATGGATTACTCAGACCTGAATTTTCTGAACTTAAATTACTGCTGCTGATACGTTGCATACAGCGTATGCAATcataaatttgcctttttttttatgTCATTATAGCTACCACTGTAGATATATAGGCTTCTAAGCTTTTTaccacttctttctttcatttacataaaaatattattaaatacctACTGTTCATGGggcactgtgccaggtactgtgggAGTACAAAACTATGGGCAAAGTGGTTTCTACTTTCAATGGGTTGGCAGACGACAAGCTAAGATATGTCATGCACAGGAACAACTAATGGAGCACCACTTTATGTGCTCATTTTCTATTAAATCCTAATTTGAGTTTAAAGAGTTACTTAATCTCATCACAGATCAAAAGATGGTTACTACATTCATGCAAATTTGCCTCACTTATGGAATAAATTCTTCTGGGGCAATTATACATTAGCCATAGCTTGCGTATCAGGCCATGTTCTCACtaacataaattttaatttcaaaaatgctTTATCTTCATGACTGAGGTTATGTCAACACAATTAaggtttatctattcacctaaaACAGCTATTAACTAACTCATATTACAAGTAAGGATTTCTTGAAGAATAACTTTTAGTTGGCATGTTAACTTCCCAAATAACTCTGAGATGAACTAGAGTGAGTTTTCTTATTATGACCACTCAATAACATGCATTTCAATGAGAGTAGTCTCTTTAATTAAATTCACTTTCTACTTCTTGCGTTTAACACTTATCAGAGGCTAGACAGTTCTCTCTCAGGGTAGTTATGGAAACTTATGAAATAGATAAGTTAATTACCTTCTCTCATCTTTCCTCTCCCAAATTTTGCTGCTTTTCCTCTATTCATCATCTCAGTGATGTCACGACTACCCACCAAATCACCTGTGGAAATCATCTTAGAACCTTCCCCATTCTTCATCCCCTACGTCTAGTGGGTTACGGAGTCTCCCAATTATTCAAATATTGAATAGTTGTAGGTATTTTGCAAATCCAgtcttcctcaccatttttaCTGCCTTAGTTTACTTGTTCTATAGGTAGTTAGAGTAGCGTCCTAAAGAATCTTCCTGCATCCAGCCTTACTCCAATCCTCCCTACCATGCATTGTCTGTATGGCACTAGCCATAGGGATCATTCTAACATGCAAATCTTGTCATGTCTTTCCCCTGCTAAAAATTCTTCAAAACTCTCCTATCCAGAATGAGTTAAGTAATTTAGTATATCGATGTCATTCCCTTTAGGATATCGTTCCTGCCTATTCTTTCAGCTTTATCCTTTGGGACTCTTCCCGTGGGACCTGGATTCCAGGCACAAGAGCTCCAAGTGTCTATTATCTTTCAAGACTTCAAGCCTTGACCATGAGCAACTGGGTGGCTGTGGTGTGATTTACTCACATGCGGGAGAATGAGAAGCAAAtcagttgggggagggggagaattcATGAAGTTGTTGCATGAATTAACTTTTAAAGTGCATATGTATCCTTTAGGAACTATGTCTGGTTGCATATAATAGAAATCTgaaaacagtggcttaaacaaataaGGGTTTCTTTTCCACAAGTAATAAGTCCAGAGGTAGGCAGTCCAGGGCTGGTACAGTGGCTCAATGATATCATCAGTGCCGCAGACTCCTCCTATCTTCCCACTGCACCGGCCTTGCTGTGCAGCTTTTGTCCCATAGTTGAAAAATGGCTGCTCCACTTTCTTGACTGATTTCCAGGCAAGAATTACCCAGGCGCAAACTGTAGGTCCCTTGAAGATACTAACAAAAACAGTcagagaatggaaataaatggaattagAGAGAAATGTGGTTGAATGctttaatgaggaaaaataaatttaaattatcatgtacattaagaaaaaaatgtatcctaaccactgggggtggggcaggtagAGACTCATTTGAGAATTCAATAAAAACTATCAACCGTCATCCCAGAAAATGCATGTATGCATATACCTgcaaatttttgtatttttgcagggTCTACAGACTCTTCTCTGTAAAGCTTGACCCTGAACCACTAGTGGTTCCTGGACATCACTTAAGAGTCCCTAATTAGATGATGTGAGCACCTAACTTTGACTATTTTTGTGCACTAGAACTAGctgtagtgcaaaaaaaaaagaaaaataggtgcATTTGATGGTCTAGTTCCATTATAGCCTAGTGCACTTAACTACTAAGAGACTGTTGATTAAATTAATGGAAGAATTTTGTTCAGGGTTGAAGTCAAATGATAAACTGAAATGTCCTTCTTGTGACCAGCCACATAAATGAACTATTATTTGCAAGCATGTCAATGCAACATTACATGGAATCAAATAGAagggaaaaatgtaaattttcaattataaagttttcaaataaatttcCAATTCCTTTACAGATTTTTCATATTAAAGGTTTGGCAACTGGTTTCTTATATACTGTGTTCTTATTGTATATTTATGTTACCTTAGCCGTGGATGTTGttaatctttttctctctgctaataacagcaaaaaaatgTCAGAGGATTTGCCGTATGAAGTGAGAAGGGCTcaagaaataaatcatttatttggTCCAAAAGATAGTGAAGATTCGTATGACATTATTTTTGACCTTCACAACACTACTTCTAATATGGGGTGCACTCTTATTCTTGAAGATTCCAGGAATGACTTTTTAATTCAGATGTTTCATTATATTAAGGTAATGTCAATGTTATTAATTTACAAGTTAGCATAGGATCCATAATTTTAAGTCACTTATAGATGTGAAACAAGCAGAAAAGTGTCAGGAGGGAGGGTCCAAGGGAaatggggggctgggaggagcaCCAGAATAGAGGTAGTAGTGACAGGcgggagaaaaggagaagaaatgagtaaaacaataaatgcaatgaataaaataataaaacatatggACCATTGtgtctataaaattttaaatcttttatcaaGACAGCCACCAAATCATAGGCTATGTGGTAAAATTAATACCAAAAATTTAAATGGTATGGTTGAAGTGGCTCACTTACCATTTTAGAAAGCTCAAAATATAGTCATTTAACGTTGACTAAAGACCAATGGTAAAAAGATTGGCTCTCTTTAGTCCTGCCCTTGTCTCCATTTGATTCAGATACCCTAACATACACCTGATCTTTCAGTACTTCATATAGCTAATCATTTTAAGGCTCAAAAATCTACAAGATGAAAAAATCGGCAATCCATTGCTATACCTAGAGAAAAACTGCTGGAGaataacaagcaaacaaaaacacaaataataaactgtatgattatttttatataaaggatAGACTTCCTTCCGGAGAGCTGATATGAGCTGGTATGATTTAATGGAAAGAGTGTGACCCATATAGCcagtgcctgggttcaaatcctggctctctcTCACTAACTTTGAACAAGATATTCAACTCCCCAAAccttgctttcttcattttataaaattgacATAATAACAATACTTACCCCATATGGCTGTTATAAGccttaaatgagataaaatatttaatgcacTTAGCTGAATGCCTGGCAGATAGTAAAGATTATTAGTTTTGTTTCCTTGAATTTTTTGGCCTTGACTAAATAGTAGTTCTGGTAAGAGATTATAATGCAGCTATTCTTTGCTGCTGATTGAAGGGAGAGCTGAATACTTAGCTTGCCAGGCACAGAAGCAGTGTGTTATCACAACTGAGAGGGCCGTCTTGAATTCTCATTCAGATAAGTGGAGGTAGGGGGAGTTAGCCGACATCTGTAGGGACCTGGCCCATAGGGGtagaaaaagaattctttaaGAGACCTATACTAAGCTAAATAGTAAGTGTAACCAGtggtgaaaacaaaaataaccaaatccattcagaaaaagaatttattcgTATTCTTTGTTTATGGTTCTGGGGAATTGTTTAATGTACATTTTATCCAAAAAGCTATGTATTATCCAATTTTATATGTAATTCATTTATGTGCTTTCAAAGGTTTAATAATACCATCGGATTTTAGAGTGTGTTTCATAAAGCTGTCTTACTAATCTTAGTTGATGAAGTGAAACATATTGAAGACATTATTGACTCTGTAATAGCAAAGAGAACAAGGCATATGGTCTTTacataataagaaaaatcttttaaattcttttcagaCTTCTTTGGCTCCATTACCCTGCTATGTTTACCTTATTGAGCACCCTTCCCTCAGATATGCAACCACTCGTTCTATAGCCAAGTATCCTGTTGGTAAGTCATATTTCCCACTGTCACAACTAAACAAAATATGTCTGAGATGAAACTCTGAGGAAATTAATTTAAAGACTATTTATAGCTACTTTGCTTATAATTATGGCTTATAATTGTCAAGTAATAAGCAAAATATCATAGGCAGTCTCTAACTATAGCAGATTTCCTCAATTTCATTGAGCAGCTTTCTACATTCCAGGAAAAAACACTGAGCTGAGGGAATTTGAATCTTTTATAATGGACAGTAAGCAGCCTGCCTTTTGCTTAAGAAAGACACCATCCCTATCTTCCAAGACTATTTACTAtacaaacattctttaaaaatataatctggaGCCAAGGCAGTCACTATCTTGCTGGCAAGATGGGCAGAAGTACAAAAGACCCATGGAAAATTCTCTCCCAACATCCCTCTCAGCACCTGCTTTGCAGTAGAGTCTCTGGTAACGTGTGTTtgttatccattcacttgtttgCCCTGTCAGTCACTGGGCTGTGAATTCATCTTTACCTTCTGGTAACTTCCAACATGCAGGTTTGCACTCTCATACACCCTCCCAGACAGACCGTCTCTTTTTCTATATCCCATTCTCTTTCCTGAGTGACCTATTAGTGTAATTGTTTGCAGACCACACTATAATCATTAAAATTGCTGTCacaacttaaaatcttttttgtCAGATCTCAGGTGGtttaaataagagaaatttaatttaaaaacaagttgTCAAACAATAGAAGCAAATTTAAGGTTATCTTGTTTATTCAATTATTGATAATTTTGGTGCATAATCAAGGGATCAGTTGAGGCAAGCTAAAAAGCCAAGTATAGGTAATTATTTGAAACAAACCAAATGCTTGACAATAATGGATAaagttcctttctctctgtgACACCATATAAAGCATAGGATTTCCAAGTCTTGAGAGAGCAATCTTGGTCTATGACATTTATGGGGCAATGCTGCTCTTAGGTAGAACAAATATCTGCTGATATGTTTGGCTCGTAAAAAGAGAGCCAAATCTTTCAAAGGTTTCAATATGGGGGAGTATTAAGATCATCATAAGTAATAGAAATATTATATGTTCTCCTTTCAACTTTACTATTTTATTTGGAATCTTTTTATATCATCCAGTCATTGGGGGGaaaaacacagagagacacactCTCCAACTCAATGTTTTATAATACTCCTATGATTTTAGGTGCCACAAGATGTTCATTGTAATTTCAAGCATCATATGCCAACATGACAATATCTAGTGGAAGAAAGGAGACTCCCAGGAACTCCCCTGCAGACCTTCCATTATGGCCAGCTGTTCAGAACTGGGTCACATATCCATTCTTAAATTAATTACTAGGATTAATGAGATTACTACGATTGACTAAAACTATTCTACATTTACTCCTGAGTTGGATACCCCAACCAAAATCAGGACTCTGTCAGCAAGGAGTAAGACAGCATGAATTTTGGGTAGGCAACCAACAATGTCTTCTACAGTATGCATACAAGACATATCCACGAACACATTTTCACACATTTGTACAAATCATTTATGTACTGATGCATACCTTAACCGCACTTATATCATACACTTAAGTATATCCAGGAAAGCTaagcacaaaaatgaaaatgaggataAAAGAGAATACAGTAAGGTTTTGTGAATTGAGAAATAATAGAAGTGGATGAAAATAGAATAGGTGGAAAAGACTACATATGAATCGGTGGAAGAGAGTGGATGATGCTATACTTGGTAAATGGTTTtataaatggttaagatgatgaTTGGAGTGATAACAGTGTGGGAGACTTGGACAGGAGGGGAGGGACTAGATAAGTGGTTTAGAGAAAGAGTATTTTGTAGGTTTACGGATGGATGCTTGACAGCCACAGGAAGTAGACCTGATAGTACAGGCAGAATTTTATTGAGGTGAGaagaaatgaatacaaattgtttctacagaaaattaaaaccattgcACTGTCATGTTGGGATGGGTTGTTATATTAAGGGCAAGAATGTTGCTCTAGGGTCACATAGATTGTCATTTGACTTAAATCCATGGCTCATTTAGTCTAGATTTCTATTGCTAAATAGTATAGATGTGTTTTCTCCTACAAGCTAAATGTTAGGTCCGTGACAGTTTCTCTTTGTGGCCACTTATTATTTTGTCAGTATAAATTTGTCTACTCCATTTActatattattactttttaatattttgacaatattgaaggaaatttaaagaaaaaagacctcAAAACCTTGCCACTATAACAcaactctttgatttttttccatgttCTCTCCCAGTCTTTATTTACTATGCATATAACTTGTACATGTAAatgttctgctttattttttgccTAACATTAGGTCTCAAATATTTTCCATGCTGCTGCATGGTCTACCTCTTTAATCATTTCTAATGATGGGATTCTAGATCTTGATATATGAAAATGctcgatcttttttttttttttttttttttttgcggtacacaggcctctcaccgctgcggcctcgcctgttgcggagcacaggctccggacgcgcaggctcagcggccatggctcacgggcccagccactccgcggcacgtgggatcctcccgtaccgaggcacgaacccgtgtcccctgcatcggcaggcagactctcaaccactgcgccaccagggaagaccgagAATGCTCAATCTTATATTCTAATACTTATATGAGTGTGACTATCTCCCCTTCTGTACTTAGGTATAGAAGTTGGTCCCCAGCCTCAAGGGGTTCTGAGAGCTGATATTCTggatcaaatgagaaaaatgattaAACATGCTCTTGATTTTATACATAATTTCAATGAAGGTAAGTAGTAGGCagaaattgtttctttaattgtGAGCTTGTGTGTGTAAATAAATCAGAAAAGGAAGATGAGATGGAGTACACATAATGACTTAACCACTAAACACTGAAATAGCAATGGAACCTAGGTTAAATTTGCCATGTTTGTGACactagttgctttttaaaaaatttaatcactTCAGCCATTCGTCAAAGACCAGTGTAGACACATTCAAGAAAAGCAGCTACCAAATAAAGCTCCCCAAATGAAATCCTCATTTTCCTAttaatctccatttttaaaagcaaagaaatacaaatgtccaATGAACAGATGAAAAGATGTCCACTATCACTAGTAATCaaaaagtgcaaattaaaatgcaaaaccaTTTTCTCCCATTAGattgggaaaatattaaaatctgaTAATATAAAGTGTTGGTAAGGGTGTAGGAAAAGGAGACATTCTCCTTCCCGCTGGTATAAATTGGTAAAGACACTTAGAGGATAATTTTACAGTAACCACTTTCTAATATGTACAGatcctatgacccagcagttccacatctcaaagaaacagaaacacatgcaCACCTACATGCCACATACAAGGGTGGCCACTGCAGCATTGTATGTAAAGCAAAACAATGGAAATGGCCTGAATATCCATCAGTTGGTtagttaaataaaatagcatGGAAAGATCTTCAAACTACATTGTTAATTGAAAGAAAGCAAGTTGCAGACCAAAACATACAATATAccaatttgcttcaaaataataataataaacacttgctggaatatacataaatatatatgttagtaCATAGGAAcagttctagaagaaaacatatcaaACTGATAACAGCAATtactggggagaggaggggaaaaccaggttaattttgttttaattgtgcTCAGGAAGAATGATGTACTCAT
The genomic region above belongs to Phocoena phocoena chromosome 19, mPhoPho1.1, whole genome shotgun sequence and contains:
- the ASPA gene encoding aspartoacylase yields the protein MISCHAAEDPIKKVAIFGGTHGNELTGVFLVKHWLENGTEIQRTGLEVKPFITNPRAVKECTRYIDCDLNRVFGPENLGKKMSEDLPYEVRRAQEINHLFGPKDSEDSYDIIFDLHNTTSNMGCTLILEDSRNDFLIQMFHYIKTSLAPLPCYVYLIEHPSLRYATTRSIAKYPVGIEVGPQPQGVLRADILDQMRKMIKHALDFIHNFNEGKEFPPCAIEVYKIMEKVDYPRNESGEIAAIIHPKLQDQDWKPLHPGDPVFLTLDGKTIPLGGDHTVYPAFVNEAAYYEKKEAFAKTAKLTLNAKSIRSSLH